In Candidatus Hydrogenedens sp., the genomic window AAGGCAAAAGATGCAGGAATTACAGTAATTGCAGGATTGGGAAACTCACCAGGAATAACTAATTTATTAGCAAAGAAAGGTTATGTATCCTTAGACAAACCAGAACGAATAGAAATCAATTGGGCTGGGGGTTCAGATGAAGATATCGGACCAGCAAATGTAAAACACGTATTGCATATTTTTAGCGGTTATACCCTGCAGTGGCGAGATGGAAAAGAAGTAAAAATTAAAACTGGTACAGAACGAAAAATAGTGGAGTTTCCTGAACCTATGGGCAAATTACCTGTCTATATTACGGGTCATGCGGAATCCGTGTCTGTCCCACGCAATTTGCCAGGTTTGACGTATGTATCACTACATGGGGGTATTCACCCACCATATATTGCACGTTTAGCCACATTTTTAGGCTCCCTCGGATTAACGAATACCTCGCGAAAACGGGAAATATTAACCAAAATTCTTTTGCCACTGGTTAATATGGGCATCTTCTCAAAAGGAGGTATCGACCAGTCCGTATTCCGTATAGATGTGTATGGTGAGAAGAATGGAAAACCAACACATCATTATTATTCTGGTGTAGGGCACATCGCTGAGATAACGAGTATCCCCGCAGTTGAAGGGGCACTAATGATAGCGCGTGGCGAATTAAATAAACCTGGGGTACACTCCGCCGAATCCGCTATCGACGATGTTGATGCATTCCTAAATCGTTTGAAAAATCGCAATGTAAAGCTCTTCTACTATGAGGAATAATATACAAGTTTATATGTCCAACTTGTCCTAATTATCTGAAAAGTCTGACATGTCTGAAAATCTGAAATTATTCACCGAATATTTTTATTTTTCTAATTTTTTGTGAGAAAACCACCAATCATAGCATTCATAACCACCTTCTTTAGCTTTAGCCAAACGTTCTCTGGCACTATTCGTATCAGTAGGTGGTGGTATAATTACACGGTCCTTAATTAATTCATTATGAGGCCAATTCTCAGGCATTGCAACCTTATATTTATCGGCAATTTGTAACGCCTCTACAATTCGAACGACTTCGTCAATGTTTCTACCTACCTCTTGAGGATAATAAATAATCAACCGTATTTTTGACTTGTCATCAACGACAAATACTGCCCGAACTGTATTTGTTCCTTTTCCCGGATGGACCAGCCCCAGAGTATTTGCTACTGCACCATTGTCCGCTATAATGGGAAATTGAATATCAATTCCTAACTTTTCCCGTATCCATTCTTCCCAC contains:
- a CDS encoding peroxiredoxin, with the translated sequence MSNPDVSKQGIPLLGDDFPTMNVMTTHGKIELPKVFAGKWFVLFSHPADFTPVCTTEFVAFQNRYEKFKALNCELIGLSMDQVFSHIKWEEWIREKLGIDIQFPIIADNGAVANTLGLVHPGKGTNTVRAVFVVDDKSKIRLIIYYPQEVGRNIDEVVRIVEALQIADKYKVAMPENWPHNELIKDRVIIPPPTDTNSARERLAKAKEGGYECYDWWFSHKKLEK
- a CDS encoding saccharopine dehydrogenase NADP-binding domain-containing protein; amino-acid sequence: MQICVLGGCGDMAKVALELLAKEDDVTSITIADINVDKAQQIAKNLGFKFSAKFVNAKDRASLIDAVRGHNVALGFIGPFYMFEHDIIDACLDAKVPYVSICDDYDAYLSAITLNEKAKDAGITVIAGLGNSPGITNLLAKKGYVSLDKPERIEINWAGGSDEDIGPANVKHVLHIFSGYTLQWRDGKEVKIKTGTERKIVEFPEPMGKLPVYITGHAESVSVPRNLPGLTYVSLHGGIHPPYIARLATFLGSLGLTNTSRKREILTKILLPLVNMGIFSKGGIDQSVFRIDVYGEKNGKPTHHYYSGVGHIAEITSIPAVEGALMIARGELNKPGVHSAESAIDDVDAFLNRLKNRNVKLFYYEE